A single region of the Chelmon rostratus isolate fCheRos1 chromosome 5, fCheRos1.pri, whole genome shotgun sequence genome encodes:
- the LOC121606501 gene encoding uncharacterized protein LOC121606501 isoform X1 — protein sequence MRRREEMRRHEEEMRCEEMRRCEVMRRHEEAMRRRPEEICILDHRVIHHNEEPHVTHSSSYEFLPPDLSSEDDMSECETETVRPRPLFRALRRHQESPFVLHHEAPHATRSSSFEFLPPDMTADLRAGERTRSYEFLPANKPHVTHSSSYEFLPPDLSEDQMIHDNMFDCDMAEYETETVRSLPFIRVLRRHQGSHFVLHHEEPHVTHSSSYEFLPPDLSSEDDMSECETETVRPRPLFRALRRHQESHFVLHHEAPHATRSSSFEFLPPDMSELRVVLLGSSWSQRSSVGNFILGETKFNTEEDAGWFLTERGHVKEKEIVLINTPDLLLLPHRVRRVLESVCDPGPHVFLLVLQPEDFTEQHKLRLCSFLRLFSDRPFDHCLVLISTPREESPGLMEKYQQHPPLKDMIRQCRYRFLWQKNVDLPELLTRLGQVVKESKGEHLSSSYGFLPPDLSPEDQMIHEMLMHDHMFDCDMSEYETETVRSLPFIGVLRRHQGSHLVLHHEEPHVTRSSSFEFLPPDMSELRVVLLGSSWSQRSSVGNFILGETKFNTEEDAGWFLTERGHVKEKEIVLINTPDLLLLPHRVRRVLESVCDPGPHVFLLVLQPEDFTEQHKLRLCSFLRLFSDRPFDHCLVLISTPREESPGLMEKYQQHPPLKDMIRQCRYRFLWQKNVDLPELLTRLGQVVKESKGEHLRLDTSLQIW from the exons atgaggagacgtgaggagatgaggagacatgaggaggagatgagatgtgaggagatgaggagatgCGAGGTGATGAGGAGACATGAGGAGGCGATGAGGAGACGTCCGGAGGAGATTTGTATTCTGGATCATCGCGTCATCCATCACAATGAAG AGCcacatgtgacacacagcagcagctatgaATTCCTGCCACCTGACT TGTCTTCAGAGGATGACATGTCGGAATGTGAGACGGAGACAGTGCGTCCTCGTCCATTATTCAGAGCCTTGAGACGTCATCAGGAAAGTCCCTTCGTCCTCCATCATGAAG CGCCACATGCGAcacgcagcagcagctttgaatTCCTGCCACCTGACA TGACCGCTGACCTGAGAGCAGGGGAACGAACCCGCAGCTATGAATTTCTGCCAGCCAACA AGCcacatgtgacacacagcagcagctatgaATTCCTGCCACCTGACT TGTCAGAGGATCAGATGATACATGACAACATGTTTGATTGCGACATGGCGGAATATGAGACGGAGACAGTGCGTTCTCTACCATTCATCAGAGTCTTGAGACGTCATCAGGGAAGTCACTTCGTCCTCCATCATGaag AGCcacatgtgacacacagcagcagctatgaATTCCTGCCACCTGACT TGTCTTCAGAGGATGACATGTCGGAATGTGAGACGGAGACAGTGCGTCCTCGTCCATTATTCAGAGCCTTGAGACGTCATCAGGAAAGTCACTTCGTCCTCCATCATGAAG CGCCACATGCGAcacgcagcagcagctttgaatTCCTGCCACCTGACA TGTCTGAGCTGAGGGTTGTTCTGCTGGGGAGCAGCTGGTCTCAGAGGAGTTCAGTGGGGAACTTCATACTGGGAGAGACTAAGTTCAACACTGAGGAAGATGCAGGCTGGtttctgacagaaagaggacacgtgaaggagaaagaaatcGTTCTCATCAACACTCcagatctcctcctcctcccacacagAGTGAGAAGAGTTCTGGAATCAGTCTGTGATCCTGGACCTCATGTGTTCCTGCTGGTTCTGCAGCCTGAAGACTTCACTGAGCAACACAAACTGAGGCTCTGCAGCTTCCTTCGACTCTTCAGTGATCGACCGTTTGATCATTGCCTGGTGCTGATATCAACACCCAGAGAGGAGAGTCCAGGTTTGATGGAAAAGTATCAGCAACATCCTCCATTGAAGGACATGATCAGACAGTGTCGCTACAGGTTTCTGTGGCAGAAGAATGTTGACCTTCCAGAGCTGTTAACACGTTTGGGTCAAGTCgtgaaagaaagcaaaggagaGCATCTGAGCAGCAGCTATGGATTCCTGCCACCTGACT TGTCTCCAGAGGATCAGATGATACATGAGATGCTGATGCATGACCACATGTTTGATTGCGACATGTCGGAATATGAGACGGAGACAGTGCGTTCTCTACCATTCATCGGAGTCTTGAGACGTCATCAGGGAAGTCACCTCGTCCTCCATCATGAAG AGCCACATGTGAcacgcagcagcagctttgaatTCCTGCCACCTGACA TGTCTGAGCTGAGGGTTGTTCTGCTGGGGAGCAGCTGGTCTCAGAGGAGTTCAGTGGGGAACTTCATACTGGGAGAGACTAAGTTCAACACTGAGGAAGATGCAGGCTGGtttctgacagaaagaggacacgtgaaggagaaagaaatcGTTCTCATCAACACTCcagatctcctcctcctcccacacagAGTGAGAAGAGTTCTGGAATCAGTCTGTGATCCTGGACCTCATGTGTTCCTGCTGGTTCTGCAGCCTGAAGACTTCACTGAGCAACACAAACTGAGGCTCTGCAGCTTCCTTCGACTCTTCAGTGATCGACCGTTTGATCATTGCCTGGTGCTGATATCAACACCCAGAGAGGAGAGTCCAGGTTTGATGGAAAAGTATCAGCAACATCCTCCATTGAAGGACATGATCAGACAGTGTCGCTACAGGTTTCTGTGGCAGAAGAATGTTGACCTTCCAGAGCTGTTAACACGTTTGGGTCAAGTCgtgaaagaaagcaaaggagaGCATCTGAGGTTGGATACATCACTTCAAATCTGGTGA
- the LOC121606501 gene encoding uncharacterized protein LOC121606501 isoform X2, with amino-acid sequence MRRREEMRRHEEEMRCEEMRRCEVMRRHEEAMRRRPEEICILDHRVIHHNEEPHVTHSSSYEFLPPDLSSEDDMSECETETVRPRPLFRALRRHQESPFVLHHEAPHATRSSSFEFLPPDMTADLRAGERTRSYEFLPANKPHVTHSSSYEFLPPDLSSEDDMSECETETVRPRPLFRALRRHQESHFVLHHEAPHATRSSSFEFLPPDMSELRVVLLGSSWSQRSSVGNFILGETKFNTEEDAGWFLTERGHVKEKEIVLINTPDLLLLPHRVRRVLESVCDPGPHVFLLVLQPEDFTEQHKLRLCSFLRLFSDRPFDHCLVLISTPREESPGLMEKYQQHPPLKDMIRQCRYRFLWQKNVDLPELLTRLGQVVKESKGEHLSSSYGFLPPDLSPEDQMIHEMLMHDHMFDCDMSEYETETVRSLPFIGVLRRHQGSHLVLHHEEPHVTRSSSFEFLPPDMSELRVVLLGSSWSQRSSVGNFILGETKFNTEEDAGWFLTERGHVKEKEIVLINTPDLLLLPHRVRRVLESVCDPGPHVFLLVLQPEDFTEQHKLRLCSFLRLFSDRPFDHCLVLISTPREESPGLMEKYQQHPPLKDMIRQCRYRFLWQKNVDLPELLTRLGQVVKESKGEHLRLDTSLQIW; translated from the exons atgaggagacgtgaggagatgaggagacatgaggaggagatgagatgtgaggagatgaggagatgCGAGGTGATGAGGAGACATGAGGAGGCGATGAGGAGACGTCCGGAGGAGATTTGTATTCTGGATCATCGCGTCATCCATCACAATGAAG AGCcacatgtgacacacagcagcagctatgaATTCCTGCCACCTGACT TGTCTTCAGAGGATGACATGTCGGAATGTGAGACGGAGACAGTGCGTCCTCGTCCATTATTCAGAGCCTTGAGACGTCATCAGGAAAGTCCCTTCGTCCTCCATCATGAAG CGCCACATGCGAcacgcagcagcagctttgaatTCCTGCCACCTGACA TGACCGCTGACCTGAGAGCAGGGGAACGAACCCGCAGCTATGAATTTCTGCCAGCCAACA AGCcacatgtgacacacagcagcagctatgaATTCCTGCCACCTGACT TGTCTTCAGAGGATGACATGTCGGAATGTGAGACGGAGACAGTGCGTCCTCGTCCATTATTCAGAGCCTTGAGACGTCATCAGGAAAGTCACTTCGTCCTCCATCATGAAG CGCCACATGCGAcacgcagcagcagctttgaatTCCTGCCACCTGACA TGTCTGAGCTGAGGGTTGTTCTGCTGGGGAGCAGCTGGTCTCAGAGGAGTTCAGTGGGGAACTTCATACTGGGAGAGACTAAGTTCAACACTGAGGAAGATGCAGGCTGGtttctgacagaaagaggacacgtgaaggagaaagaaatcGTTCTCATCAACACTCcagatctcctcctcctcccacacagAGTGAGAAGAGTTCTGGAATCAGTCTGTGATCCTGGACCTCATGTGTTCCTGCTGGTTCTGCAGCCTGAAGACTTCACTGAGCAACACAAACTGAGGCTCTGCAGCTTCCTTCGACTCTTCAGTGATCGACCGTTTGATCATTGCCTGGTGCTGATATCAACACCCAGAGAGGAGAGTCCAGGTTTGATGGAAAAGTATCAGCAACATCCTCCATTGAAGGACATGATCAGACAGTGTCGCTACAGGTTTCTGTGGCAGAAGAATGTTGACCTTCCAGAGCTGTTAACACGTTTGGGTCAAGTCgtgaaagaaagcaaaggagaGCATCTGAGCAGCAGCTATGGATTCCTGCCACCTGACT TGTCTCCAGAGGATCAGATGATACATGAGATGCTGATGCATGACCACATGTTTGATTGCGACATGTCGGAATATGAGACGGAGACAGTGCGTTCTCTACCATTCATCGGAGTCTTGAGACGTCATCAGGGAAGTCACCTCGTCCTCCATCATGAAG AGCCACATGTGAcacgcagcagcagctttgaatTCCTGCCACCTGACA TGTCTGAGCTGAGGGTTGTTCTGCTGGGGAGCAGCTGGTCTCAGAGGAGTTCAGTGGGGAACTTCATACTGGGAGAGACTAAGTTCAACACTGAGGAAGATGCAGGCTGGtttctgacagaaagaggacacgtgaaggagaaagaaatcGTTCTCATCAACACTCcagatctcctcctcctcccacacagAGTGAGAAGAGTTCTGGAATCAGTCTGTGATCCTGGACCTCATGTGTTCCTGCTGGTTCTGCAGCCTGAAGACTTCACTGAGCAACACAAACTGAGGCTCTGCAGCTTCCTTCGACTCTTCAGTGATCGACCGTTTGATCATTGCCTGGTGCTGATATCAACACCCAGAGAGGAGAGTCCAGGTTTGATGGAAAAGTATCAGCAACATCCTCCATTGAAGGACATGATCAGACAGTGTCGCTACAGGTTTCTGTGGCAGAAGAATGTTGACCTTCCAGAGCTGTTAACACGTTTGGGTCAAGTCgtgaaagaaagcaaaggagaGCATCTGAGGTTGGATACATCACTTCAAATCTGGTGA